Proteins encoded together in one Tissierellales bacterium window:
- a CDS encoding desulfoferrodoxin, with translation MAKRMEVYKCNRCGNIVEVYHGAGGTLSCCGEPMELLTEKTADMATEKHVPVIEKTDDGYRVYVGSTLHPMTDEHYIEWIELVLENGQILTAYLEPGQSPEALFKTDQKAVMAREYCNLHGHWKSEA, from the coding sequence ATGGCAAAGAGAATGGAAGTTTACAAATGTAATAGATGTGGGAATATTGTTGAAGTTTACCATGGAGCTGGCGGAACACTAAGTTGCTGTGGTGAGCCTATGGAACTTTTGACTGAAAAAACAGCTGATATGGCTACAGAAAAACACGTGCCAGTTATAGAAAAAACTGATGATGGATATAGAGTATATGTAGGATCAACTCTTCATCCAATGACTGACGAACACTATATAGAATGGATTGAATTGGTACTTGAAAATGGTCAAATATTGACAGCATATTTAGAGCCGGGTCAATCTCCAGAAGCTCTATTTAAAACAGATCAAAAAGCTGTTATGGCTAGAGAATATTGTAATCTTCACGGACACTGGAAATCAGAAGCATAA
- a CDS encoding transcriptional repressor, with amino-acid sequence MSTIVKIGNVGEYLRDNGIKPSFQRMKIFEYLINTKEHPTVDTIYKALVSEIPTLSKTTVYNTLNLFVENEIAVVVTIEENETRYDADTSIHGHFKCENCGKVYDFPLDISRLTAEELDGFEIHHQHVYYRGFCQKCSRKH; translated from the coding sequence GTGAGTACTATCGTTAAAATAGGGAATGTAGGTGAATATTTGAGAGATAATGGCATAAAGCCATCATTTCAGAGAATGAAAATTTTTGAATACTTAATAAATACTAAGGAGCATCCTACAGTTGATACAATTTACAAGGCTTTGGTATCTGAAATTCCAACGCTTTCAAAGACGACAGTGTATAATACATTAAATTTATTTGTTGAGAATGAAATAGCAGTAGTTGTGACTATTGAAGAAAATGAAACCCGCTATGATGCAGATACATCGATACATGGACATTTTAAGTGTGAGAATTGTGGGAAAGTATATGATTTTCCTCTTGATATATCTAGGCTTACAGCGGAAGAACTAGATGGTTTTGAGATACATCATCAACATGTTTACTATCGTGGCTTTTGCCAAAAATGTTCTAGAAAACACTAG
- a CDS encoding rubredoxin gives MEKWVCVPCGYEYDPEVGDPDGGIEPGTAFADIPEDWVCPICGVGKDDFEKVD, from the coding sequence ATGGAAAAATGGGTTTGTGTACCATGCGGCTATGAATATGATCCAGAAGTAGGAGATCCAGATGGAGGAATTGAACCAGGAACTGCATTTGCAGATATTCCAGAGGATTGGGTTTGTCCAATTTGCGGAGTAGGTAAAGACGATTTTGAAAAAGTAGATTAG
- a CDS encoding winged helix-turn-helix transcriptional regulator, protein METKEKILEIFEKSNNPLKTGEVVEISGLEKSEVSKAIKSLKNDGKIYSPKRCYYSIVE, encoded by the coding sequence ATGGAAACGAAAGAGAAAATACTAGAGATATTTGAAAAATCAAACAATCCACTTAAAACGGGAGAAGTAGTTGAAATCTCTGGTTTAGAAAAATCAGAAGTTTCAAAAGCTATAAAATCCTTAAAAAATGACGGAAAAATTTACTCACCAAAAAGATGCTATTATTCAATTGTGGAATAA
- a CDS encoding ABC-F family ATP-binding cassette domain-containing protein — translation MIELAVKGLEKSFGATKIFENISFDIKTKERVALIGRNGTGKTTLMKILMGKLSYDSGQISIKKGASLGYLDQIPEYPKATIAIDVMREAFKNLDELERKLKELEVEMSTGNVDEKILKRYGDLQNQFENVGGYNIKEKVGKISEGLKISEEMRAKEFEVLSGGEKSRIILGKILLENPDILLLDEPSNHLDLASIEWLENFLSDYDGTVLMISHDRYFLERFATKIIELKFDCASEYKGNYQYYLEERDRRFEEAMKFYNAQQRKIKSMEEQIKRYRIWGEMRDSNKMYRKAKELEKRLDKIERVDKPRNEEAKIKIKFGGFRSGQEVLNIKNLKKSFEGQLLFDDLNLNVFYKDQVGIMGDNGTGKSTLLKIIMGEMESDRGEIKLGSRVKIGYLPQEVSFENEEQTLVECFNSSFGISISEARRVLSRALFTEDDVFKSIKYLSGGEKSRLKLAMLMEDQVNVLILDEPTNHLDLDSREMLEDSLMKFDGSLIFVSHDRYFLNKMATKLGELENKKLKYYIGDYEYYKSEKLKVNEVDVVGKSNREFLSNNKDKKMDYEEQKNYERELRRKNRKIKNIEDEIDIREEQKKQLEKEMISHSTDASKLHELQIEIDKCDEEILKYMDEWEILQK, via the coding sequence ATGATTGAATTGGCAGTTAAGGGATTAGAAAAGTCGTTTGGAGCAACTAAAATTTTTGAAAATATAAGCTTTGATATAAAAACAAAAGAAAGAGTAGCCTTAATCGGCAGAAATGGTACCGGAAAAACTACTTTAATGAAAATACTAATGGGCAAGCTTTCATATGATTCGGGGCAAATATCAATAAAAAAAGGTGCTAGTTTAGGGTATTTGGATCAAATTCCGGAATATCCGAAAGCTACTATTGCTATAGATGTTATGAGAGAAGCTTTTAAAAATTTAGATGAGTTGGAACGCAAGTTAAAAGAATTAGAAGTTGAAATGTCAACTGGAAACGTTGACGAAAAAATACTTAAGAGATATGGAGATTTGCAGAATCAATTTGAAAATGTAGGTGGATATAATATAAAAGAAAAAGTTGGAAAAATATCAGAGGGACTTAAAATTTCAGAAGAAATGAGGGCAAAAGAGTTCGAGGTATTGAGTGGCGGAGAAAAATCAAGAATAATACTTGGGAAAATACTTCTAGAAAATCCAGATATATTGCTTTTAGATGAACCATCAAACCATTTGGATTTAGCATCTATTGAGTGGCTAGAAAACTTTTTGTCTGACTATGATGGAACTGTTCTTATGATTTCACATGATAGATATTTTTTGGAAAGATTTGCAACAAAAATTATAGAGTTGAAATTTGATTGTGCGAGTGAGTATAAGGGAAATTATCAGTATTATTTAGAAGAGCGTGATAGACGATTTGAAGAGGCTATGAAATTTTACAATGCTCAGCAAAGAAAGATAAAGAGCATGGAAGAACAAATAAAGAGATATAGAATCTGGGGAGAAATGAGAGATTCTAATAAGATGTATAGAAAAGCAAAAGAATTAGAGAAGCGGTTAGACAAGATAGAGAGAGTTGACAAGCCGAGAAATGAAGAGGCAAAGATCAAAATAAAGTTTGGTGGATTTAGGTCAGGACAAGAAGTTTTAAACATAAAGAATTTGAAAAAAAGTTTTGAAGGACAATTGTTATTTGACGATTTGAATTTGAATGTATTCTATAAAGATCAGGTAGGAATAATGGGTGACAATGGAACTGGAAAGTCGACACTTCTTAAAATTATAATGGGAGAAATGGAGAGTGACCGCGGAGAGATAAAATTGGGTTCACGTGTGAAAATAGGATATTTGCCACAAGAGGTTTCATTTGAAAATGAAGAACAAACGCTAGTTGAATGTTTCAACAGTTCATTTGGGATATCTATAAGTGAAGCTCGAAGAGTTCTATCAAGGGCATTGTTTACAGAGGATGATGTTTTTAAGTCTATAAAATATTTGTCTGGAGGAGAAAAGAGTAGACTAAAATTAGCTATGTTGATGGAAGATCAGGTAAATGTGCTTATATTAGATGAACCTACGAATCACTTGGATTTGGATTCGCGCGAAATGCTTGAAGATAGTTTGATGAAGTTTGATGGAAGTTTGATATTCGTTTCACACGATAGATATTTTTTAAATAAAATGGCGACAAAACTTGGTGAACTTGAAAATAAAAAATTGAAGTATTATATAGGTGATTACGAGTATTATAAGAGTGAAAAGTTAAAAGTTAATGAAGTAGATGTTGTGGGAAAGTCTAATAGAGAATTCTTGTCTAATAATAAAGATAAGAAAATGGATTATGAAGAACAAAAGAATTATGAGAGAGAGTTGAGAAGAAAAAATAGAAAGATAAAAAACATAGAGGATGAAATAGACATAAGAGAAGAGCAAAAAAAACAACTTGAGAAAGAAATGATATCACATAGCACAGATGCATCTAAATTACACGAACTACAAATAGAGATAGATAAATGTGATGAAGAAATATTAAAATACATGGATGAATGGGAAATTCTACAAAAATAA